GCAGCTCTCCCTGGCAAATGGGAGGTGGGGATGATGGGGAGAGAGAGTGCGACAGAAAGGGGAGGAAAAGAGAgtaaaaaaagagttgcaaagACAGAGGACGTACAGGGTTCTCAGATGAGAGCAGAGAGTTACAGgcaaaagagacagaaatgggGAGAGAAGAGGGAAATAGAGAAAGGGAGTTAGAGCAGTGAGAGGGAGTGGGAGGAAGAAAGAGCGAGGATAGGAGGCAGTGCAGCGCAgtgtggagggggggagggggggagagagagagatgtagagaCAGGAAGCCTCCACTGCTACTGAGCTAGTGAgacgcaggcaggcagagagagaagacggagagagagagagagagagagaggccctTGGCATCTCCAAGGCCAGCCCAATGAGGGGGTGAGGGGCTCAAGTGCAATACAAAAGGGAGGATAGTGGGAGGAGAAGCAGAAACGGAGGGGGAAAAAGAAGAGGGAAAAAGGCAGGGAGATAAAATCAGAAACAGGCTTTAGCAGGGAAAGGGGAGTGGGTGGGTGGGATCTGAGATGAGGAGGGAAAAAAGCAGATAAAAGTTTTGGAgacagagtcagagagagagagggaaagggaaAAGAGACTAAAGATAGAGCGGATTGAGTCTGTTAATGGAAAAGGTAGGAGGGGATTCATGGAAAAAGAGGAGGAAGCGCTCTGTGTCTCAGGagtcctcctgttcctcttctgcttcttcttctttctgtgAGGCTGCTGGACATCATCCATCACCATGTTCTCTGACAGCAGGACTCCAGCGCCTGGGGAGCAGAAAGGCTTCAAGCCCCACGCCCCTCACTTCATCCCGTGGCTGCGCAATAGTCTTAAGCCCCACCACAGCAGTGACCTGGGGCTCAATGGACCATACAAATCCAGCTCAGAGGCCTGCAACAACCTGACCCCGCTGGAGAGAGCCAAAGGGATCGGGTTCTTCTCTATCCAGGGAAGGGACCGGGCAAAGAAGGGGGAGGTTCGGTGTAATGGCGTAGGGATGGCGAGAATGCTTCCAGTGGTGCTGCGTGGGCACCATATCCTGCCTGGGAGTCTGAGGAAGCAGAGGGAGGACAGTCCTGCCAGGTGGAACCAGTCTCCAGAGCTGGACCCACCCACCAACACGCAGAGCAGTCCAGGGGACGGGCCGCATGGTCTGAGCAACAGCTCCACCTCTGCCCAGGACAACCACACCTTTGTTAGGAAACACGGCAGCCACCTGAGCCCCCTTCAGTCGCAGAATGACGGGACTAGCACCTCAGTCAGGAAATATGGGCCACTAGTGAGaccccctcctcttcctgtttCTGGACTGCTCATTGAGGAGCCAAACTGTAAGGTGCCTGTTGTGGTGGACATTGAGGACAGGAGGGGGAAGGTGTGGGACTACGCCAGCAGTACAACCTACCGCAAGAGAGACCTCCATTCATCCAGCTGGGTGTGCTCAGACACTCAGGGACTAACAGAAAGGCAGCATGGCTTCCCCACCAGCTTCAGCtacaacaaacaacagagcAGGAACTCCCAGAGCCAGAGAGACCTGAGGGAACCACTTGTTGAGGGTTTCAACGGGCCCCTAAATGGAGTCATCTTCTCCACTGAGGTTCCTCAGAGAGGCCTGGGCTGCACCACAACACTACGACACCCCAGGAAAGCTAGACCAAGCTTGGAGCGTATCGCGGCCCTGGGCCAGAATCAGACATGGGTCCAATACAGGTCGACCATTGAAGGGGAGCCACAGAGGAAGGAATCAGGCTGCAGCAGGAAGGTTGTTCGAAACCAGATTAAACGGGTGGTGGACAACCTGGAGCATGTTCTTACAGCGCTGAGGGACGTTCACCAGGAAATGAAAGAGGTAATGATTCTGCATAACATTTCATCATTTTCACCAATCATGTCTTTCCTGGACAAAATGGAAATGGTAGAAAAAGAAATGGGTTGAGAATAGGAGCAGAGAAGTTACTGTATCCTCTCATATTCATTTAGGTATTTTACTCTTGGAGGAAACATTCATGCTTATGCTATAAAACCTTGAGGGCTCTAACAGATAATGATGCGGgctacacacaaccacacatccTGAGCAGAATTTACATGCATTAAAAAGTCAGCAGCAGGGTTGGTTGAATCCACCACAGTCTGCAAACTGTTTGTGCAACTCTCCTCTGTCACTGTGCTTAATTCATGCGTACATTATCATAGAGGTGAACCAGACAATAGTTATGCCCCATTTGTATGATGCATTCAGAGGCTGCTGAGATGTGACATTAGGCAAAGCAGTCGCCTTTCTCTCTGCATCTCCCTTTCTGTCCTCCTCCAACATCCTCTCTCAACTCTTCCACCACTCTCCCTCCTCATGGACAGATGCTGCTCCAGGCACAGCTGGATAACGTTTTATAATCCATTTATGTCTGAGTATCTCTGCCTCGTATTCCTCATCCAGTAAAAGTGACACGTAAATCTCGCCTCTTGGCATTGGATCTGCATCTACAGGGTCGTGGCTAAACCTGAGGTAGTAACCTCATCATTCTGGCTGTGAGGTTTTAGTGTGACAGTATTAATATAACACTGATGAAAGAGCATGTAGGCTACACAAAAAGAGGGGAAAGGAGGGGGGTCGGAAGCAAGCAGACTGTGATAGAAAATCCCAAATTTTCACAACAGAGATGACAGATCAAAGGAGGATAAGGCACCAGAGAAGACTTTGGTTGCATATTTGTTTCAAAGCCCTGTTTTATGATTCTGTTGCATGAGAAGCAACCCTCAGTTTTATTCAATAATCAATCCCTGTTATAAAAAGGAGCTGGAGTGAGACTTAAAAGCATTTTAGACAGATACTATACAAATATTAAAGCAAcacaaaaaatgtgaaaaacatcaCAAAAGCAAGCTCACGCATGAATGTGGTCTTCTGCTAAGACATTTTGATGGATCAAAAACTGC
This sequence is a window from Sander lucioperca isolate FBNREF2018 chromosome 11, SLUC_FBN_1.2, whole genome shotgun sequence. Protein-coding genes within it:
- the LOC116055336 gene encoding uncharacterized protein LOC116055336; protein product: MFSDSRTPAPGEQKGFKPHAPHFIPWLRNSLKPHHSSDLGLNGPYKSSSEACNNLTPLERAKGIGFFSIQGRDRAKKGEVRCNGVGMARMLPVVLRGHHILPGSLRKQREDSPARWNQSPELDPPTNTQSSPGDGPHGLSNSSTSAQDNHTFVRKHGSHLSPLQSQNDGTSTSVRKYGPLVRPPPLPVSGLLIEEPNCKVPVVVDIEDRRGKVWDYASSTTYRKRDLHSSSWVCSDTQGLTERQHGFPTSFSYNKQQSRNSQSQRDLREPLVEGFNGPLNGVIFSTEVPQRGLGCTTTLRHPRKARPSLERIAALGQNQTWVQYRSTIEGEPQRKESGCSRKVVRNQIKRVVDNLEHVLTALRDVHQEMKEVVQQIDHLTSSIDLNVEKQQGNERGDSANPPSDSSSSSGSSSSKVTLGSTHQWPSEPGDQPGTTDSFDTLRRDHHKCHFPPNVLLCPVTSGFSSERSQTHRFTCSLLSSHRQGGPLQYNNSLPLSNPPQNLTSHDLTLSPRRSLPVRPPTPGLSPLTVNLHHPNSPGSQPHSPGPSSSIRVSPVSSLSAKPQPPPTLSPSVIIENKVGSYQTPQSDHPSASLLSQSSTQPPSASCPPINSETQTVSNTDRERRSSSVGPVHRPSQVCSAPAATAKPPTAQGCRGRKPPPYPHHRPSEHTKKVKEPRKAPPYPEKRRLLSTTV